The proteins below are encoded in one region of Lactuca sativa cultivar Salinas chromosome 3, Lsat_Salinas_v11, whole genome shotgun sequence:
- the LOC111882357 gene encoding NAC domain-containing protein 2, producing MTCDNLELPPGFRFHPTDDELVMHYLCRKCASQPIYVPIIAEIDLYKFDPWQLPDMALYGEKEWYFFSPRDRKYPNGSRPNRAAGTGYWKATGADKPIGKPKPVGIKKALVFYAGKAPRGVKTNWIMHEYRLANVDRSAGKRNNNLRLDDWVLCRIYNKKGTLEKHYVNDNQFSDMEVETKPKITPYTPTPPPLQPPSTTVPHHVTNDVFHFDTSESIPTLHTDSSPEHEREVESDPKRRNDFQFNYIDPFQDDAFTPTPSQYYNDYQLSPLQDMFMYTPKPFQM from the exons ATGACCTGCGATAATTTGGAGTTGCCACCGGGGTTCAGATTCCATCCGACGGACGACGAACTGGTTATGCATTACCTATGTCGAAAATGCGCATCTCAACCGATTTATGTTCCGATTATAGCAGAGATTGATCTGTATAAGTTCGATCCATGGCAGCTTCCTG ATATGGCTTTGTATGGAGAAAAGGAGTGGTACTTCTTCTCACCTAGAGACAGGAAATATCCCAACGGATCACGTCCCAATAGAGCCGCCGGAACTGGTTATTGGAAGGCCACCGGAGCCGATAAGCCAATCGGAAAACCAAAGCCGGTTGGGATCAAGAAAGCGTTGGTGTTCTACGCCGGAAAAGCTCCCAGAGGTGTGAAAACCAATTGGATAATGCACGAATATCGTCTCGCCAACGTCGATCGCTCCGCCGGAAAACGAAACAACAATCTCAGG TTAGATGATTGGGTATTATGTCGAATCTACAACAAGAAAGGTACTCTCGAAAAGCACTATGTGAACGATAATCAATTTTCGGACATGGAAGTGGAAACGAAGCCCAAAATTACACCGTATACCCCTACTCCACCACCGCTACAACCACCGTCAACAACCGTACCCCATCACGTCACGAACGACGTGTTTCACTTTGACACATCCGAATCGATTCCAACTTTACATACGGATTCAAGCCCTGAACACGAAAGGGAGGTAGAAAGTGACCCAAAAAGAAGAAATGATTTTCAATTCAATTACATAGACCCGTTTCAAGATGACGCTTTTACCCCTACACCATCGCAATATTACAATGACTATCAACTCTCTCCTTTACAAGACATGTTCATGTACACACCCAAGCCCTTCCAGATGTGA